From the genome of Vitis riparia cultivar Riparia Gloire de Montpellier isolate 1030 chromosome 2, EGFV_Vit.rip_1.0, whole genome shotgun sequence, one region includes:
- the LOC117927192 gene encoding replication factor C subunit 2, with translation MASSSSMSNYDMPWVEKYRPTKVADIVGNEDTVSRLQVIARDGNMPNLILSGPPGTGKTTSVLALAHELLGANYREAVLELNASDDRGIDVVRNKIKMFAQKKVTLPSGSHKIVILDEADSMTTGAQQALRRTMEIYSNSTRFALACNISSKIIEPIQSRCAIVRFSRLSDQEILGRLMVVVEAEKVPFVPEGLEAIIFTADGDMRQALNNLQATYSGFRFVNQENVFKVCDQPHPLHVKNMVRNVLEGKFDDACYGLKQLYDLGYSPTDIITTLFRIIKNYDMAEYLKLEFMKETGFAHMRICDGVGSYLQLCGLLAKLAVVRETAKAF, from the exons ATGGCGTCATCGTCTTCGATGAGCAACTACGACATGCCATGGGTGGAGAAGTATAGACCCACCAAAGTAGCAGATATTGTTGGCAACGAAGATACCGTCTCTAGGCTCCAAGTCATAGCTCGCGATGGCAATATGCCAAATCTGATCTTATCG ggCCCTCCTGGAACTGGCAAAACCACGAGTGTATTGGCTCTTGCACACGAGCTTTTGGGAGCAAATTACAGGGAGGCAGTATTAGAGTTAAATGCATCAGATGACAG GGGCATTGATGTAGTGAGGAACAAAATCAAGATGTTTGCTCAAAAGAAAGTAACATTGCCTTCTGGGAGTCACAAAATAGTCATATTGGATGAAGCTGACAG CATGACAACTGGAGCGCAGCAAGCATTGAGACGGACAATGGAAATATATTCAAATTCCACTCGCTTTGCCCTTGCATGCAATATCTCCTCCAAAATTATTGAGCCTATTCAGAGTAGATGTGCCATTGTTCGATTTTCAAGATTATCTGATCAGGAGATCCTTGGTCGACTGATGGTGGTGGTTGAAGCAGAGAAG GTTCCTTTTGTCCCGGAAGGTCTTGAAGCAATCATCTTTACTGCTGATGGTGATATGAGGCAAGCATTAAATAACTTGCAAGCTACATACAGCGGATTCCGGTTTGTCAACCAAGAAAATGTATTTAAG GTCTGTGACCAACCTCATCCTTTGCATGTGAAGAATATGGTCCGTAATGTACTTGAGGGGAAATTTGATGATGCTTGTTATGGATTGAAGCAGCTGTATGATCTTGGTTATTCCCCGACTGACATAATCACAACCCTTTTCCGaatcattaaaaattatgaCATGGCTGAATACCTGAAATTAGAATTCATGAAG GAAACTGGCTTCGCCCATATGAGAATCTGTGATGGAGTTGGTTCGTATCTTCAGCTATGCGGTCTCCTTGCCAAGCTTGCTGTTGTTAGGGAAACAGCAAAAGCATTTTGA